CGCTTCGCGGCGCCGCTGAGCGCTGCCGAATGGCAGGACATTGCGCGTCTCGCCGCGAGCACGAACCTGCAAAGCCTGCCTGACGTCATCGGCTGTCCCGATTGCGCCGACGGCGGCGCGGAAACGCTAACCATAAATGGCGCGGGCTCGGAGACCGTGACCTTCGATCACGGCGCGACGGTTCCACAGGCGCAGCCGCTTTTGGATCGCGTCCGCGCGCTGCGCGAGCGATTGATGCCGAAAGAGGGCTGACAAAGCCTCTCGGAGCGGTTATATCGCCTCCAACACATCGCTGATGCCTCCGATGGAGGTTCAGCGGCGGGCCAAAAGCCCGCCGCTTTTTTGTTACCGGTCGCCCGGTATTTTGGGAGCCCGCCGCTGCGGACCACGAACCCACTCGAAGAGCGCGTCGTCGCTCTCTTGGAACCGGACGCCGAGGCGCTCGGCTATCGGTTGGTGCGCGTGCGTCTGCTCGGCAACCGCCGCAAAACACTGCAGATCATGGCTGAGCGCATCAGCGACGGTGATTTCAACAGCGGCGATTGCACCAAGCTGGCGCGCCGCGCCAACGAAGCGCTCGAACCGATCGAGTACGATAGCCTCGAAGTGTCGTCGCCCGGCATCGATCGCCCGCTGATGCGCATCGAGGATTTCACGCGCTTCATCGGCCACATGGCCAAGCTTGAAACAACCGCGATGCTCGACGGGCAGAAGCGCTTCAAGGGCGAGATCGTGTCGGTTGATGGCGACGTCATCTCCCTCAAGACCGAGCAGGGCGAGCCGAAGATCAAGTTCTCGGCGCTGCACGACGCCCGCCTCGTGCTGACAGACAAGCTGATCGAAGAAGATTTGCGGCGCGCGAAAGCCGTCGAACGTGATTTTCCTCCCCCGCTTGCGGGGGAGGTGTCGCCGCAGGCGACGGAGGGGGCGGCTGACGCTTCCCCCCTCAGTCATCGCGCTGCGCGCACTGACAGC
This window of the alpha proteobacterium U9-1i genome carries:
- a CDS encoding clustered with transcription termination protein NusA (FIG000325), whose translation is MEPDAEALGYRLVRVRLLGNRRKTLQIMAERISDGDFNSGDCTKLARRANEALEPIEYDSLEVSSPGIDRPLMRIEDFTRFIGHMAKLETTAMLDGQKRFKGEIVSVDGDVISLKTEQGEPKIKFSALHDARLVLTDKLIEEDLRRAKAVERDFPPPLAGEVSPQATEGAADASPLSHRAARTDSSPARGGANKTKRKNT